The following proteins are encoded in a genomic region of Neorickettsia risticii str. Illinois:
- a CDS encoding aminotransferase class V-fold PLP-dependent enzyme: MLTAKTRYAIVASIDIALHSKGRKYVKTSEIASRQKISEKFLEVILPPLKKQGILESLLGPGGGYRLAKEPDTIFLMQILKAVADTPKITRCGGDGQQSCTGEAKKCCTHNLWVVLEKRFNNFFESVTLQDIISDDVLRQEKNVHNGSTLESYQEDIIYMDNNATATPFRYAVEKACTLLKLPYNASSIHRRGQAAREVIEEARRLIKKNLNLEEDYDLVFTASGTEANNMLFHNASDYQHIVCSTDHSSTLKVANNPIQVDVDENGIIKLESLKRALLENHGCKLVSVCLANSETGVIQPLDLIMEIAKEHGALVHADATQAISRIHCRFNETQPDFITFSAHKMGGIIGAGCLAYRKYLSKELKPLILGGGQERNLRSGTENLAAIAAFGNASMFINTSIKNMKNIRSLRDYMEDEISKRMKSAVIVGQKAQRLPNTSCIIIPEIDGTTQLMHFDMHGICVSNGSACSSGQLEASHVLLAMGFDNNMAKSAIRISLGISNTKEEVKKLVSTWEILYNIRV; encoded by the coding sequence ATGCTCACAGCCAAAACAAGGTATGCAATTGTAGCATCTATTGATATCGCATTGCATTCAAAGGGTAGAAAATACGTAAAAACCTCCGAGATTGCATCAAGACAAAAAATATCTGAGAAATTTCTTGAGGTAATTTTACCGCCCCTGAAAAAACAAGGTATTTTAGAGTCTCTACTCGGTCCTGGCGGCGGTTATAGACTTGCTAAAGAGCCCGATACAATCTTTTTGATGCAAATCCTCAAAGCCGTAGCTGATACTCCAAAAATAACTCGTTGTGGTGGTGATGGGCAGCAAAGTTGTACGGGAGAAGCAAAGAAATGCTGTACCCACAATCTATGGGTTGTTCTAGAGAAAAGGTTCAATAATTTTTTTGAGTCTGTGACGCTTCAGGACATCATATCAGACGATGTTCTGAGACAAGAAAAGAACGTGCACAATGGATCAACATTGGAATCTTATCAAGAAGACATCATATACATGGATAATAATGCCACAGCTACTCCTTTCCGATATGCAGTAGAAAAAGCATGTACCCTCCTGAAACTGCCATATAATGCATCCTCAATTCACAGACGTGGACAAGCAGCCAGAGAAGTTATTGAAGAAGCCCGTAGACTGATAAAGAAAAATCTCAACCTCGAAGAAGACTATGACCTTGTATTCACTGCCTCCGGAACAGAAGCAAATAACATGCTTTTCCATAATGCAAGCGATTACCAGCATATAGTTTGTAGTACAGACCACAGTTCGACGCTTAAAGTTGCCAATAACCCTATTCAAGTCGATGTTGATGAAAATGGCATTATCAAACTTGAAAGTCTAAAAAGAGCCCTATTGGAGAACCATGGTTGTAAATTAGTATCGGTTTGTCTTGCAAATAGCGAAACTGGAGTTATACAACCACTGGACCTCATAATGGAAATTGCAAAAGAGCATGGAGCATTGGTACATGCGGACGCTACACAAGCTATTTCCAGAATTCATTGTAGATTTAATGAGACACAGCCAGATTTCATTACCTTTTCTGCACACAAAATGGGAGGCATTATTGGTGCTGGGTGCCTCGCTTACAGGAAATATCTTTCGAAAGAACTAAAACCACTCATACTAGGAGGAGGACAAGAAAGAAACCTCAGAAGCGGAACAGAAAATCTCGCTGCAATAGCTGCATTTGGAAATGCATCAATGTTTATTAATACCTCTATAAAAAATATGAAAAATATAAGATCTTTAAGAGATTATATGGAGGATGAGATATCAAAACGGATGAAGTCGGCTGTAATAGTGGGCCAGAAAGCTCAAAGACTCCCAAACACAAGTTGCATCATCATTCCGGAAATTGACGGAACAACTCAATTAATGCATTTCGATATGCATGGAATATGCGTCAGCAACGGATCAGCATGTTCATCCGGACAGCTGGAAGCATCTCATGTACTGCTCGCAATGGGCTTTGACAATAATATGGCTAAGTCAGCAATTAGAATAAGCTTGGGGATTTCAAATACAAAAGAAGAAGTGAAAAAGCTTGTATCAACATGGGAGATATTGTACAACATTAGGGTGTAA
- the hscB gene encoding Fe-S protein assembly co-chaperone HscB — MTLQIHWRNLISLCKKKLRTTSNSVKEDSAIYDEVQLLNKAYHLLRDPVNRAQHLLELSGYTNLSDKSCPELLMQIVELEEKVRNGGAVEVLPLVENMCIEALQQMEKAFNCKDYDLASSYCVGLKYLEKLKQRIYASDNNR; from the coding sequence TTGACCCTGCAGATTCACTGGAGAAATCTTATCTCGCTCTGCAAAAAAAAATTGAGAACCACGTCTAATTCAGTTAAGGAAGATTCAGCTATCTACGATGAGGTTCAATTACTCAACAAAGCGTATCATCTTTTAAGAGATCCTGTTAATAGAGCACAACACTTATTAGAATTATCTGGTTACACTAACCTCTCCGACAAAAGCTGTCCTGAACTGCTTATGCAAATCGTCGAACTGGAGGAAAAAGTCAGGAACGGCGGAGCTGTAGAAGTCCTACCATTAGTAGAAAACATGTGCATTGAGGCTTTGCAACAAATGGAAAAAGCTTTCAATTGCAAAGATTATGACTTGGCAAGCTCGTATTGTGTAGGACTCAAATATTTAGAAAAATTAAAACAGAGGATCTATGCAAGTGATAACAATCGATGA
- a CDS encoding ABC transporter permease, protein MQKVLLNGLILLFFAPTLSLILPSFSAYGFVCASCWLFGEYLLNTLALLSGVGFLTFVFGVGSACAVTFLCFPGRKLLRMLLFFPIAVPGYIMALSYVQFFGFSSEFSSFLRDVLGVRHLLRINSLYGAIFVMSVAFYPYVYILCLARISSIGGAIAIARSCGKSFLSTMLEVVIPIARPAIVGGITLVLMEVVSDFGIMQFFGLQTFVTGIYRKWFLLNDVIGASRLILFLLLFVVGMIFLEKLLRQGAVYSNVIVDHRVDCCWHIKGYKAVVIPLLLSLLPLFGLIFPIVSLVILSVGAVPDYRLLSLAFESIQIALIVSFFTILVASFFVYMEKKKKIGATAFQLSNLGYSLPGLVVGMGIINFFASGSSFLSYIPLPGLHLFTIGTFTALVYAYVFRFLALGSNSIKSGMEKIPNEIPWTMRLVGKSGFIDTVRVYSPMLVGCLVSAAMFIFLDTFKELPLTLLVRPFNFETMSTRVYELVMDERYEDAAMPALIMTAICIAITWFLTRSTYAGDLRNLKKQSKIGCFCDVCLSKNGCFD, encoded by the coding sequence ATGCAAAAGGTACTGCTTAATGGACTGATTCTCCTGTTTTTTGCTCCTACGCTTTCACTGATTCTACCATCGTTTAGTGCATACGGATTTGTTTGTGCTTCTTGTTGGTTATTTGGTGAGTACCTACTTAATACTCTAGCACTACTTTCTGGGGTGGGCTTTTTGACTTTCGTTTTTGGAGTTGGTTCTGCTTGTGCCGTGACGTTTTTGTGCTTCCCAGGTCGAAAGCTATTAAGAATGCTGTTATTTTTCCCGATCGCTGTTCCAGGCTACATAATGGCGCTTTCCTATGTGCAGTTCTTTGGATTTTCGTCTGAGTTTTCGAGTTTCTTGAGGGATGTTCTTGGTGTACGGCACTTACTGAGAATCAACTCTTTATATGGAGCGATTTTTGTTATGAGTGTTGCCTTTTACCCATATGTTTACATACTGTGTTTGGCTAGGATTTCTTCTATTGGTGGGGCGATAGCGATAGCAAGAAGCTGCGGAAAATCTTTTCTTTCCACTATGTTAGAGGTTGTGATTCCGATAGCGAGACCGGCCATCGTTGGTGGAATTACACTCGTATTGATGGAAGTGGTTTCGGACTTTGGAATAATGCAATTTTTTGGTCTGCAGACATTTGTAACTGGTATATACAGGAAGTGGTTTCTACTGAATGATGTCATAGGTGCATCGAGGTTGATTCTATTTTTGCTATTGTTTGTCGTGGGAATGATTTTCCTTGAGAAACTTCTAAGACAGGGTGCTGTTTATTCTAATGTCATAGTGGACCACCGTGTGGACTGTTGTTGGCACATTAAGGGCTATAAAGCCGTTGTCATTCCGCTTTTGCTTTCCTTACTTCCACTTTTTGGTTTAATTTTTCCAATAGTTTCGCTTGTGATTTTAAGCGTTGGTGCCGTTCCAGATTATAGGCTCCTATCTCTCGCTTTTGAGAGCATCCAGATTGCCTTGATAGTCTCTTTCTTCACGATCCTAGTCGCATCTTTCTTTGTATATATGGAGAAAAAGAAAAAGATAGGAGCAACAGCCTTCCAGCTGTCTAATTTAGGATACTCGCTTCCTGGATTAGTTGTGGGAATGGGCATAATAAACTTTTTTGCTAGCGGTTCCTCATTTCTGTCATATATACCACTACCAGGGTTACACCTTTTTACTATTGGGACGTTCACAGCACTGGTTTATGCATATGTCTTTCGGTTTCTTGCTCTAGGTTCTAACAGCATAAAGTCTGGTATGGAAAAAATACCCAATGAAATTCCTTGGACGATGAGGCTTGTAGGAAAAAGTGGTTTCATCGATACAGTGCGCGTTTATTCACCAATGTTGGTTGGGTGTTTGGTAAGTGCTGCCATGTTTATTTTTCTTGATACGTTTAAAGAACTGCCATTGACTTTACTTGTTAGACCTTTCAATTTCGAGACGATGTCCACTCGTGTATACGAGCTTGTCATGGATGAAAGATATGAGGACGCCGCTATGCCAGCACTCATAATGACGGCTATATGTATTGCAATAACGTGGTTTCTTACGCGCAGTACATACGCTGGAGATTTGCGTAATCTGAAAAAACAATCTAAAATCGGGTGTTTCTGCGATGTTTGCTTAAGTAAGAATGGTTGTTTCGATTGA
- a CDS encoding 50S ribosomal protein L25 has translation MVVSIECIPRTSLGGNSADVLRRSGFVPAVVYGKERENMNVAISVRDVSKHFAVLSGSGVVELSCEGKVYKVVPKAYELHPVSSVVLHLDFVFAGEHSSKFQVPLNFVNSGKSEAIRLGAMLNIVKRTVLVRCAAANLPKSIPVDIENAKVGDSIKFSDLVFPDGVVPLARDANSVVATVVGKKVKASTTATTA, from the coding sequence ATGGTTGTTTCGATTGAGTGTATTCCTAGAACTAGTTTGGGGGGGAATAGTGCGGATGTTCTGCGCAGGTCTGGGTTTGTGCCGGCTGTTGTCTATGGTAAAGAGCGAGAAAATATGAACGTTGCTATTTCCGTTAGAGATGTAAGTAAGCATTTCGCAGTCTTATCGGGTAGTGGAGTTGTTGAGTTGTCTTGTGAAGGAAAGGTATATAAGGTAGTCCCTAAAGCGTATGAACTCCACCCAGTTTCTTCTGTTGTGCTGCATTTGGATTTTGTTTTTGCTGGTGAACATTCCTCGAAGTTTCAAGTTCCGCTCAATTTTGTAAACTCTGGAAAGTCCGAGGCGATAAGGCTCGGTGCAATGCTCAATATAGTCAAGCGGACAGTCCTTGTCAGGTGCGCGGCAGCGAATCTTCCTAAGAGCATCCCCGTGGATATAGAAAATGCTAAGGTAGGTGACTCAATCAAGTTCTCCGATCTCGTTTTTCCTGATGGAGTTGTGCCACTTGCGAGGGATGCAAATTCGGTTGTCGCGACGGTTGTAGGTAAGAAAGTTAAGGCTAGTACTACGGCTACTACCGCGTAA
- a CDS encoding HesB/IscA family protein — protein sequence MNLNGPPIAVSALAFQKFVELIDERKRKGKPTLGIRIKLLSKGCGGNEYGMEYVEEAGQHDEMVELEQGPMGKVSLFVDPKTMLRIIGTKIDYEETKFKSGFVFKNPREKGRCGCGKSFYY from the coding sequence ATGAATTTAAATGGACCACCCATTGCAGTGAGCGCTTTGGCGTTTCAAAAATTTGTTGAGCTGATCGATGAAAGAAAAAGAAAGGGCAAACCGACGCTTGGTATAAGGATAAAATTACTTTCCAAAGGATGTGGTGGAAATGAATACGGTATGGAGTATGTCGAAGAAGCAGGACAACATGATGAAATGGTAGAGCTAGAACAAGGTCCTATGGGAAAAGTATCATTGTTTGTTGATCCGAAAACGATGCTTAGAATTATTGGAACAAAAATAGACTATGAAGAAACAAAATTCAAAAGTGGCTTCGTTTTCAAAAATCCCAGAGAGAAAGGAAGGTGTGGATGCGGCAAGAGTTTTTACTATTGA
- the iscU gene encoding Fe-S cluster assembly scaffold IscU yields MAYSDSVLNHYNNPRNVGTIDKNKKNVGTGLVGAPACGDVMRLQIEVDNNGCIVDAKFKTFGCGSAIASSSLATEYLIGKSIEEAEKIKNTEIASTLCLPPIKMHCSMLAEDAIKAAIKDFREKQAASSTEEANNENTDNKS; encoded by the coding sequence ATGGCTTATAGTGATTCCGTATTAAATCATTACAACAATCCAAGAAATGTTGGTACAATTGACAAGAATAAAAAGAACGTAGGAACCGGTTTAGTGGGTGCTCCAGCCTGCGGGGATGTGATGAGGTTACAGATCGAAGTTGATAATAACGGTTGCATTGTGGACGCAAAGTTCAAAACCTTCGGCTGTGGTTCAGCGATAGCATCAAGCTCTTTGGCAACAGAGTACCTGATCGGGAAAAGCATCGAGGAAGCGGAAAAAATCAAAAATACTGAGATCGCGTCTACTTTGTGTCTCCCACCGATAAAAATGCACTGCTCAATGCTGGCAGAGGATGCAATCAAAGCTGCAATCAAAGATTTTAGAGAGAAACAGGCTGCTTCTAGCACTGAGGAGGCAAATAACGAAAATACAGATAACAAAAGCTAA
- a CDS encoding Hsp70 family protein: MQVITIDEPRQRLDREVIIGIDFGTTNSLASVFDNGKCVVIPQEDGDVLLPSIIGVKGKDVIIGKEARKCKGHILSIKRIIAKKAGIPGSIRNDPQEMCTLSIGYASRIFASLKRTAEKYLGHCVNMAVVTVPAYFDNASRTAIKDAATIAGLNVVRLLSEPTAAALFYGIDEKKEEGRYIVYDLGGGTFDVSILEFHKGIFKVSCTDGDDYLGGDNFDQELLEHLLKKCVLEPTDEEKAVLLGVCMKIKEELSRQDRVTHYFDYRGQNICFEITLDEFEKIIEKDVEKTINIVKRALRASSLSVGDIDGLLLVGGSTMIPMIRSRVSAFFGEEKVVRGVNPETIVACGAALMGSFLNGKNPKRVLLLDVLPLSLGIETLDGTMEKIIMKDTPIPVKQSQVLTNAVDGQTSFKIRVLQGEREFACDNRYLAEFTLNNLPPLPMCKARIEITFSVDEDGILKVSATELLTGKAQTIEINPHYGLKRETVQKMVEDSLTSLTEDMKKRSVTDAQKHAERVLQVLRKALAEHEPLLIGSEKEIIDEHMQLIARSIQKCDSIEIREATEELERVAEPFLKRRLDFLFKKMEIDLNKT, encoded by the coding sequence ATGCAAGTGATAACAATCGATGAACCAAGACAAAGACTTGATCGCGAAGTCATCATAGGTATAGACTTTGGAACAACCAATTCCCTTGCTTCTGTATTCGATAACGGCAAATGCGTTGTTATTCCTCAAGAGGATGGCGACGTGCTTCTTCCATCCATTATTGGTGTGAAAGGCAAGGACGTCATCATTGGAAAGGAAGCAAGGAAATGCAAGGGTCACATTCTCTCAATAAAGAGGATAATCGCAAAAAAAGCAGGCATCCCAGGAAGCATACGGAACGATCCGCAGGAAATGTGCACTCTCTCAATAGGATATGCATCCAGAATTTTTGCATCTCTAAAAAGAACAGCTGAAAAATATCTTGGACACTGTGTGAACATGGCTGTGGTAACAGTCCCGGCATACTTTGATAACGCTTCCCGCACCGCAATTAAGGATGCGGCAACGATTGCCGGGCTAAATGTTGTGCGTCTGTTAAGTGAACCAACTGCAGCAGCACTTTTCTATGGAATTGACGAGAAAAAAGAAGAGGGCAGATACATCGTCTACGATTTAGGTGGTGGAACTTTTGATGTTTCAATTTTGGAATTCCACAAAGGTATTTTTAAGGTTTCCTGTACCGATGGTGATGATTACCTTGGTGGTGATAACTTTGATCAGGAACTGTTAGAACATCTCCTGAAAAAATGTGTACTTGAACCCACAGATGAGGAAAAAGCAGTCTTACTGGGGGTTTGCATGAAGATCAAGGAGGAGTTGAGTCGCCAAGATAGAGTAACACACTACTTTGACTATCGGGGACAAAACATATGCTTTGAAATCACATTGGATGAATTTGAAAAAATAATAGAAAAAGATGTAGAGAAAACAATCAACATAGTGAAACGTGCTCTCAGAGCAAGCAGTCTCTCCGTAGGAGATATTGATGGACTCCTTCTTGTTGGTGGATCAACGATGATACCAATGATAAGAAGCAGAGTTTCCGCGTTTTTTGGGGAAGAAAAAGTCGTGAGGGGAGTCAATCCAGAGACAATTGTTGCTTGCGGCGCAGCATTGATGGGGAGCTTTCTTAATGGTAAAAATCCTAAAAGGGTACTTTTATTAGATGTCCTACCACTCTCATTAGGTATAGAGACTCTTGATGGTACGATGGAAAAAATCATCATGAAAGATACCCCAATCCCAGTCAAGCAATCACAAGTACTGACTAACGCAGTCGATGGTCAAACCTCCTTTAAGATACGTGTCTTACAAGGAGAAAGAGAATTCGCTTGTGATAATAGGTACTTAGCAGAGTTCACGCTTAACAACCTACCCCCGCTTCCAATGTGTAAAGCGAGAATAGAGATTACCTTTAGTGTAGATGAAGACGGAATATTGAAGGTAAGTGCGACCGAATTACTCACAGGAAAGGCACAAACAATTGAAATAAACCCGCATTATGGACTAAAAAGGGAAACTGTGCAGAAGATGGTAGAAGATTCCCTAACTAGCCTCACAGAGGACATGAAGAAAAGGTCGGTAACAGATGCACAGAAACATGCCGAGCGTGTTTTACAGGTTCTAAGGAAAGCCTTAGCCGAGCACGAGCCTTTACTCATCGGCAGCGAAAAAGAAATAATTGATGAGCATATGCAACTTATAGCAAGAAGTATACAAAAATGTGATAGCATCGAAATTAGAGAGGCAACTGAGGAACTAGAGCGAGTAGCAGAACCGTTCCTGAAGCGGAGATTAGACTTTCTTTTTAAGAAAATGGAAATAGACCTGAATAAAACCTGA
- the pth gene encoding aminoacyl-tRNA hydrolase codes for MSEFRTLVLCGLGNPGFRYAETRHNLGFMLIDYIRCTFSFPEFLPKFSGLLSSGRVSSSLLYLFKPVAFMNNSGRPLVQLVNFYKVEPENVIVFHDDIDLDFAKVKIKRGGGSGGHNGLKSLDANLGRDYWRFRFGVGRGVGEPAEHVLSCFTSLELERLNKLFGFIGTNLPLLLSDIATHKEKFLGEYSTAVSKG; via the coding sequence ATGTCGGAGTTTCGCACGCTTGTTCTGTGTGGCTTGGGGAACCCAGGATTCCGGTATGCGGAGACGCGGCATAACCTTGGGTTCATGCTTATTGATTACATTAGGTGTACCTTTTCTTTTCCGGAGTTTCTTCCGAAATTTTCCGGGCTCTTATCTTCAGGGCGAGTTTCTTCCTCTCTTTTGTACTTATTCAAGCCGGTGGCGTTTATGAATAATTCAGGTAGGCCACTTGTACAGCTGGTCAACTTTTATAAAGTCGAGCCTGAAAATGTAATCGTCTTTCACGATGATATAGATCTTGATTTTGCTAAAGTGAAGATAAAAAGGGGTGGAGGCTCTGGAGGTCATAATGGACTGAAATCTCTCGATGCTAACTTGGGTAGAGATTATTGGAGGTTTCGCTTCGGTGTGGGAAGAGGTGTTGGTGAGCCGGCTGAACATGTTTTGTCATGTTTTACTTCGTTGGAGTTGGAGCGTTTGAATAAGTTATTTGGATTTATTGGTACGAACCTTCCTCTTCTTTTAAGTGATATTGCTACGCACAAAGAGAAGTTTCTTGGT
- a CDS encoding IscS subfamily cysteine desulfurase encodes MKLPVFLDNQSTTKPDPEVIEAMVSLFDRPCNPHSRTHSYGWHAEAAVENAREKIAHLIGASSKDIIFTSGATESNNLAIKGVANFYRSNEKNHIITLSTEHKCVLDSCRNLETSGIEVTYLPVEKNGIVNLDVLKKAIKPSTMMVSIMAANNEIGVLQPLKEIGQICREAEIIFHTDAAQAFGKIPLNVEEMQISLMSISGHKIYGPMGVGALYIRRKNPRIRVTPLFSGGGQERGIRSGTLPTPLIVAFGKAAEIAARVMEEEHKRVKFLTNKLYEIIKAGIPDIVLNGDPSRRLPGNLNISFPYVEGESIIMAIPEISVSSGSACTSASLETSYVLKALGVAEDLAHSSIRFSVGRYNTEEEIIMAGELLVKKVIRLREMSPLWEMAQEGIDLNSIKWDTS; translated from the coding sequence ATGAAGTTGCCAGTATTCCTTGATAATCAATCCACAACAAAACCTGATCCAGAAGTCATTGAGGCGATGGTCAGCCTCTTTGATCGCCCTTGCAACCCGCATTCGAGAACGCATTCATATGGATGGCATGCTGAAGCTGCTGTGGAAAATGCACGTGAAAAAATTGCACACCTTATTGGCGCTTCTTCTAAAGACATCATTTTTACATCTGGTGCAACAGAATCAAATAATTTAGCCATCAAGGGAGTGGCTAATTTTTATCGTTCAAATGAGAAAAATCACATAATTACCCTTTCTACAGAGCATAAATGTGTCCTGGATAGTTGCAGAAACTTGGAAACAAGTGGAATCGAAGTAACTTACCTTCCAGTTGAGAAAAACGGCATTGTAAATTTGGACGTACTCAAAAAAGCTATAAAACCGTCAACTATGATGGTATCCATAATGGCTGCAAATAACGAAATAGGTGTCCTGCAACCACTCAAAGAGATCGGCCAAATATGTAGGGAAGCGGAGATAATCTTTCACACAGACGCAGCGCAAGCCTTTGGTAAAATCCCGCTCAATGTGGAAGAGATGCAGATCTCACTTATGAGCATTTCTGGTCACAAGATATACGGCCCAATGGGTGTTGGTGCCCTTTATATTCGCAGAAAAAACCCCAGGATAAGGGTGACACCGCTTTTCAGTGGAGGTGGTCAAGAGAGAGGTATTCGCTCCGGCACACTTCCTACTCCTTTGATTGTTGCTTTCGGAAAAGCAGCAGAAATTGCAGCCAGGGTTATGGAGGAAGAACACAAAAGAGTGAAGTTCCTAACAAATAAACTGTATGAAATAATCAAGGCGGGAATACCAGATATCGTTCTGAACGGGGATCCCTCAAGAAGGCTACCTGGCAACCTTAATATTAGTTTCCCTTATGTTGAGGGAGAATCAATAATCATGGCAATCCCAGAAATATCTGTTAGCTCCGGATCTGCATGCACATCAGCATCTTTAGAGACATCTTACGTTCTGAAAGCACTTGGAGTTGCAGAAGACCTTGCCCACTCATCAATACGCTTTTCGGTTGGTAGGTACAACACAGAGGAAGAAATTATTATGGCTGGTGAGTTACTTGTGAAAAAAGTCATTCGTCTGCGTGAAATGAGTCCCCTATGGGAAATGGCTCAAGAAGGGATAGATCTTAACTCAATAAAATGGGATACGAGCTAG
- a CDS encoding ferredoxin family 2Fe-2S iron-sulfur cluster binding protein translates to MSKELKITFIEPNGKERHCTAHEGETILTVAHKNGIDLEGACEGSLACSTCHVIVESQWFDKLPPISDDEDDMLDLAFGLSATSRLGCQVVMSESIDGIRVRLPSATRNIK, encoded by the coding sequence ATGTCGAAGGAGCTAAAAATAACTTTCATTGAACCAAATGGAAAAGAGCGTCATTGCACTGCTCACGAAGGAGAAACCATTCTTACGGTGGCACATAAAAACGGTATTGACTTAGAAGGTGCATGTGAAGGTTCTCTTGCATGTTCTACTTGTCACGTGATAGTTGAATCACAATGGTTTGATAAGTTGCCTCCTATCTCTGATGATGAAGATGACATGCTAGACCTTGCATTTGGACTTTCTGCTACGTCAAGGTTGGGTTGCCAAGTTGTGATGAGCGAGTCCATAGATGGGATCAGAGTAAGGCTCCCAAGCGCAACAAGAAATATAAAGTAA